A genomic window from Patagioenas fasciata isolate bPatFas1 unplaced genomic scaffold, bPatFas1.hap1 Unplaced_5, whole genome shotgun sequence includes:
- the LOC139826875 gene encoding dynein axonemal heavy chain 9-like — MGPGDKCSPLKVIVPILTNKKNHQGWPQVVSQDIVRHVHNLKSTIFTVVGQVDGKTLLPLPAGSEGIEDIDLENEKSMERIDKSLVYAMESAIIDWSHQIQEALKKESSEPLLQGSNPNPKVELEFWKNRCDDLECIYNQLTTRKVRNMMELLERVESSYIPAFETMLMDVEAALTEAQDVHLHLTPLKRRLEDVERVEFSEVKPFLLPLLHVVCLIWVTSKHYNMPVRIVVLLQEICNLLIEQALVYLSPEDLLKGDMEESLGKVRMVLGILNMFKEAFEERREKLHMYYEPGQEVREWDFSSTMVFARLDTFLKRLEMVEVRLWS, encoded by the exons gtgatcgtgcccatcctaacgaacaagaagaaccatcagggctggccacaagtggtgtcacaagacatcgtgcgtcatgtccacaacctcaaaagtaccattttcacagttgttggccaagtagacggcaagaccttgctgcctctcccagctggctcagagggaattgaggacattgatctggaaaatgagaaatc catggaacggatagataaatctctggtgtatgccatggagtcggccatcatagactggagccaccagatccaggaggcactgaagaaagagtcttcagagcctctcctgcaaggcagcaatccgaacccgaaggtggagctggagttctggaagaacag gtgtgatgacctggaatgcatttacaaccagctgacaacgaggaaggtcaggaacatgatggagctgctggagagagttgagagcagctacatcccagccttcgaaaccatgctaatggatgttgaggcag ctttgactgaagctcaggacgttcacctgcacctgacacccctcaagcgccgcttggaagacgtagagagggttgagttcagcgaggtgaagcctttcctgctccccctgctccacgtggtgtgtttgatctgggtcacctccaagcactacaacatgcccgtgcggatagtggtgctgctccaggagatctgcaaccttctcattgagcag gccctggtgtacctgtctccagaagaccttctgaaaggggacatggaggagagcctgggcaaggtgcgaatggtgctcggtatcctgaacatgttcaaagaggcatttgaggagagaagggaaaaactgcacatgtattatgaaccaggccaagaagtgagggagtgggacttcagctccacgatggtgtttgcgaggctggacaccttcctgaagagactggagatggtggaggtgagactctggtcttga